The Bradyrhizobium barranii subsp. barranii genome segment GGGGGCGTCCTCCAGACACGAGATGACGCCGTGAAGTTTGACGAACAGGAACGCACCGCGCTGACGGACGCTGGGTTTTCCGTCGCCGACAACAGCAAAGCTGCCTACGTCGAAGCCGTCGTGGTGATCGCCGCGTACGACGCCGAAACCTATTGGCTGACGTTCGCCCTGCCGAATGATGCCCAGATCGTGTGCGTTGTGCCACGCGACCAGATTGCCGACGCGATCGCAACTCGTAACTACGCAGCTCGGCGGAACCCACTTCAGTGAAGCTGACCTTCCCTCATGCAAGGCTGAAGGCGCTCTGGAACGAGGCCGTCCGGCAATGGCCGGTTTCGGTGCGAGCCATGAACGGTCGAGATTCACCCGGTTTCTGGCTTGTCGGTGGCCAAGGCATCTATCTCGTGCATAACGGCGCCAGGCCTCGGGGCAGCGTGACTCTGGCCTACGCAAACGAATGCGACCCGGTCAGGGTGCCGGTCCAAAGTTGGTTGGGTATCAAGCGCGCCATCTTCGGCGATAA includes the following:
- a CDS encoding DUF3085 domain-containing protein, yielding MKLTFPHARLKALWNEAVRQWPVSVRAMNGRDSPGFWLVGGQGIYLVHNGARPRGSVTLAYANECDPVRVPVQSWLGIKRAIFGDNDGREFVDLVMIGTAVDAGADLEVTFEPDTMTVAVVEKGTASIRLQSLRIRDKNDTTSGRSCRV